The window TGCCGTGCACCAGGGTGGCCGCGGGCTCCGCGCCCTCCAGGGCGGTGGCGTGGAACTCGCCCGCCGCCAGGGTGTAGGTCTCCCCGCCGGAGCTGACGAGGGCGGGGCCCGGTTCGCTCCGCACCAGGACGGAGGTCGGCCGGATATCGTCCACGCCGTCGCTCCCGCTATGCACCTCGAAGACCCGGTGGGTCGCGCCGTCCTCCCCGTCCCGTACCACGCCGGTCCGTACCGGCAGGTTGGCCACCCGCCCGAACAGCACACGGCTGCGCAGTTCCCAGCTGTGGGCGTGCATCGGTGACGCGTCCGGTTCGGCGTGGTCGTCGGTGTCGAAGAGGTGTACGCAGATTCCGTGCGGGCCCTCTCTCAGCAGGGGCAGGCACAGAAATCCGAGCGGATGGCGGACGGCACGCAACTCCCGGGTCCCGGAGGCGATTTCCTCCAGGGCGACAAGAGTCCTTTCGAGCTCGTGGTCCATGGCACGCGCCGGAGCGCATCACCTCCTGTAGGGGTCCTCCGCATGCAGTGCCTTCTCGATGATCTTGCCGATGTCGCTGTCGGTGAAGACGCGCGGCAGGGGCAGCCGCAGGCCGTCGAAGAGCGCCCGCACCTCGTCGACGGTGGGCTCCTGGCCGAGCGGCGAGGCGACGCGCAGGTCGAGCACGGTCGCCTGCTCGCGGCTCTGGTGCAGCTCGGTCACGTAGTAGTCGTAGAGCGGCTGGCCGCGCTCCACCAGCAGGTTCACCCGGGACTGGTCGTCCTGGGTGATGATCAGGCAGGTCTCGGACAGATCGAAGCGCAGGGTCGGCACGGCGGCGGACAGGTGCACGCTGATCTCGAGCGTCGTCAGCTGCCGCTGGTACCAGCAGGCGGCGAGGACGGTCGCGTACGACTCCCGGCGGACCCGGTCGGTGGTCCACGGTTCGTCGCCGCGGCGCTGCACTCCGAACATCTGCCGGAAGCGGGCGTATGCGGCGCAGGCGCGTTCGTCGGCCGGATTGACGATGTCGATCTTCACATTGAGCTGGGAACGGTGTTCCTTCGCGGCGCTCACGCACTGGGGCAGCGTGACCGCCCGCAGGTAGGTGCCCGTACCGCCCTTGAAGTACCAGAGGTTGGTCTGCTGGCGGGCCTTGCGCAGGGCCTCGCCGACCTCGTTGCCCGAGAGCGAACGCACCATCGCGAGGTCTTCCAGGGCTTGGCGCGTCCCGCTCATCGCCTCCTGGATGCTGGCGGGGCGGCGTACGCGCTCCACTAGCGACCCGGTCGCGAGGAGGCCGAGGACGACGAGGGTGGCACCGGAGGAGACGTCGTCACTGATGACGTCGCCGAAGATGTCCAGGAGTCCGACCGCCATCGCGATGCCCAGGGCGACCACGACGTCGGCGTTCCGCAGCACCCAGGCAACGAAGCGTTCCAGCCGCCCCATGTGTGCCGCCATGAACGCACCCCCTCCCCCACCCGTGTTCCGATGGTAGGAGATGCGCCGGTGGCCCCACCAGGGCGACTTCACGTCGCGCGGGCGCCGCCGCCGGTCAGCGGCTGTCGGCGGTCAGCAGGCGGGAGCGCAACCGCTCCACGGTCCGCTGCGACAGCCCGGCCCGCTCCCCGAGGTAGCCCTCCACCGATCCGTACCGGGCCTCCAGGTCCCCGAACACCAGCTCCATGACGACGGCGGGGGCGCGGCCGTAGCTCGGCCACTTCATGACCCGGCCCGGGTTGGCGGCCCGCCAGTCCGCGGCGAGGCGCTCGGTGGCCAGCTCGGTCAGCGCGAAGTCGGCGAGGACGTCGGCCCGTTCCACCCCGAGGAGGGTGAGGACGAACGCGCCGATCAGCCCGGTCCGGTCCTTGCCCGAGGTGCAGTGGAAGACGACGGGGCCGGGCGCCTGCGCCACCTCCTCGATCACCTGCCGGATCTCGGCGGCTCCGTCCTCGGTGACCTCGGCGAACCGGTCGGCGAGGTAGCGCCAGGGGTCGAGCTCCGGGTCGATCTCGGCCTGGTCGTAGGGCCGGTGCTCGATGCTCAGGTTCACGTACCGGAACCGCTCGGCCTCGGGCACCTGCCCCTTGGCCTCGATCTCCCAGGGATAGCGCAGGTCGATCACGGTGCCGATGCCCAGCCCCAGGAACCGCTCCCAGTCGTCGCCCGCCAGCTTGCCGAGCGAGTCGGCCCGGTAGACCGTCCGCCACCGCACGGTCCGGCCGTCGGCCGACCGATACCCGCCCAGGTCCCGGAAGTTGTGCAGTCGCTCGAACCCGACATGCCTGCCCATGGTCTCCCCCTCGTCCCGACGATCCACCGACGATCATGCAGCACGCCGATCGCCGGACTCCACCCCGAACGGCCGGAGTCCGCCCGCCCGGACGCCCGCCCGGACGCCCGCCGGGTCTCCGCGCACCGTGGACCGACGGTGCTCAGGCGCGCGACGCTGCCACGGGGGCCGCGGCCTCCGGGAGGGACGCC is drawn from Streptomyces sp. NBC_01232 and contains these coding sequences:
- a CDS encoding tyrosine-protein phosphatase, which codes for MGRHVGFERLHNFRDLGGYRSADGRTVRWRTVYRADSLGKLAGDDWERFLGLGIGTVIDLRYPWEIEAKGQVPEAERFRYVNLSIEHRPYDQAEIDPELDPWRYLADRFAEVTEDGAAEIRQVIEEVAQAPGPVVFHCTSGKDRTGLIGAFVLTLLGVERADVLADFALTELATERLAADWRAANPGRVMKWPSYGRAPAVVMELVFGDLEARYGSVEGYLGERAGLSQRTVERLRSRLLTADSR